CAAGAACTTGTTGCCCAACCCCTCGCCCTTATGCGCGCCGGCGACCAGGCCGGCGATATCGACGAACTCGACCGCGGCTGGAACGATCCGCTCGGACTTCGAAACCTTGGCGAGCGCCGCGAGACGCTCATCAGGCACGGCGACGATGCCGACATTCGGCTCGATGGTGCAGAAAGGATAGTTCGCGCAATCGACCTGTTTCTTCGTAATGGCCTTGAACAGAGTGGACTTGCCGACGTTCGGCAGACCGACGATTCCAACTTTGAGTGACATATCAATATTGATAAAGCCCGCCCATTATCCGGTTTTATGGCTGAATCGTCAACCGACCGATGACCGCACCGGAACCGCAGAAGATCGGACTTGATTTGTTTACACCTATCATGATACACAAGGAACGGAGGTGGGCGATGGACCACAAACAAGAACTTCTTGTCGCGTACCGCGCACTTGCTGCGGAGCGCAACATGTTGGCGGGCGATCCGAAGACCTGGGCCCCTGAAGCAGAGCATCTGGCGACGCTTCTACCTGCTGGCAGTAGTGTCGTGGACATCGGATGCGGTGCTGGCCGCGATGCACTGCTCCTGGCTGGGATGGGCTACCAGTATATCGGCGTGGATCTTTCCGAACCGATGCTGGAACAAGCCCGTAGACTAGCACCTGGCCAGCGGTTCATCCCTGGCGACATGTACGCGTTGCCGATGGGAGACGCTTCGTTCGACGGCTTCTGGGCGGCCGCTTCACTACTTCACATTCCCAAAGCAGAGATGGCGCGAGTGCTGACCGAAATCAGGCGCGT
The Patescibacteria group bacterium genome window above contains:
- a CDS encoding class I SAM-dependent methyltransferase, translating into MDHKQELLVAYRALAAERNMLAGDPKTWAPEAEHLATLLPAGSSVVDIGCGAGRDALLLAGMGYQYIGVDLSEPMLEQARRLAPGQRFIPGDMYALPMGDASFDGFWAAASLLHIPKAEMARVLTEIRRVIKPGGVGFIAVKEGVGEKVVSGPKPGSDRFFSFWQEDELAATLAANRFSVLSKNRRKLFPEDKTVWVLQFVRAV